In Rutidosis leptorrhynchoides isolate AG116_Rl617_1_P2 chromosome 2, CSIRO_AGI_Rlap_v1, whole genome shotgun sequence, one genomic interval encodes:
- the LOC139893327 gene encoding uncharacterized protein, giving the protein MQQQQQQQQPLQSQPQPPTLNSGAPFPPNAITTEQIQKCLDDNKNLIMAIMENQNLGKYQECAQYQNILQRNLMYLAAIADAQPPTPTPQTSTPSQMPPNLIPQQANNYMQQQQQQGAAVASQQSQQGAVPKIPFQLNALRTQDQQQQLLQFQQQQQLQAQMDMRAGAQNGMMGMHQAMQSALATNPMDGRSGSDASASGGDGQGKSRS; this is encoded by the exons atgcagcagcagcagcaacaacagcaaccacTGCAATCACAACCCCAACCGCCGACATTAAATTCCGGTGCTCCTTTTCCTCCCAATGCAATCACCACCGAACAGATTCAAaag TGTCTTGATGACAACAAAAATTTAATTATGGCTATAATGGAAAATCAAAATCTTGGCAAGTATCAGGAGTGTGCTCA GTACCAAAATATTCTACAAAGGAACCTAATGTACTTGGCCGCAATTGCGGATGCTCAACCACCAACACCAACGCCACAGACGTCTACTCCTTCTCAA ATGCCACCAAATTTGATTCCTCAGCAGGCAAACAATTACATGCAGCAACAACAGCAACAGGGTGCGGCAGTTGCATCTCAGCAATCGCAACAAGGTGCTGTTCCAAAAATTCCGTTTCAACTTAATGCTCTGCGAACCCAAGATCAGCAGCAGCAGTTACTCCAATTTCAACAGCAGCAACAGCTTCAAGCACAAATGGATATGAGGGCTGGTGCCCAAAATGGGATGATGGGCATGCATCAAGCAATGCAGTCCGCACTGGCAACAAACCCTATGGACGGGCGGTCGGGTTCTGACGCGTCAGCTTCTGGCGGTGACGGACAAGGCAAATCGAGGTCGTAA